Proteins encoded together in one Acidobacteriota bacterium window:
- a CDS encoding ComEC/Rec2 family competence protein: MRYLDRLPAVPMLVALWSGVAAGAAASALPVPGICALAALSLALDGRARCWLFALACGLLLGVFEGERRQALQVAAARPVPVEVTGRLVGPWQPRGDGRGCWLEIESLRRGDRLWSGSGRLALTVYGAGDLPLAGSRVRALAHLRQPATFLNGRSPRRPQPRLVIKAAALLQELAPPALWEVAAAGGRQRFEALFDRYPGSPGVALARALLLGEAYALPLPWRQALTRLGLAHLMAVSGLHLGIVAGLAAAICLPLPRSLRSLLVVALCLAFGAVVGPRPSLMRALGMVLMACGARWLRRPAVSGNALAWVAVALIVDRPSLIEQVGFQLTVLATAGMVILAPVLASQGASALRRALAASVAAQVATWPVTLPTFGLIHPAAPLLNLIAVPWTAITLATSLLWSLIGGPGGTALLDVLAWPFALPSGIGPQPWQGLPVAIPAIWAVVLAAVACWVWRRPRRLLWLLPLLLQGGPGAAFDGPVSVTLLDVGQGDAVLLQDGPRAVLVDAPGWPDGDFGGRVLVPALARLGVHRLEAVVLSHPDLDHCGGLADLLAYLPVREVWVGEEWSGDPCADRLRSLAGGRWRLIAPGRPPPAVGRWRLAALVGGRGAAVDPAAAASGRQRNDRSLVMVALAEGRCLLLTGDIGRRAEARLLKGDDDLACDRLKVAHHGSRSSSGQPWLARTGPRWALVSAGVGNSYGHPSPATLERFRQRRIATLSTHRDGRITLFWRADGAVQVAVPFSPRGD, translated from the coding sequence ATGCGCTATCTCGACCGTCTACCCGCCGTACCGATGCTGGTCGCCCTGTGGAGCGGCGTTGCCGCCGGGGCGGCGGCGTCCGCTCTCCCGGTGCCTGGGATTTGCGCCCTCGCCGCTCTCAGCCTGGCCCTCGACGGCCGCGCTCGGTGCTGGCTTTTTGCGCTGGCCTGCGGTCTCTTGCTGGGGGTCTTCGAGGGCGAGCGCCGGCAGGCTTTGCAGGTGGCGGCGGCTCGGCCGGTGCCGGTGGAGGTGACCGGCCGTTTGGTCGGTCCGTGGCAACCGCGTGGCGACGGGCGGGGCTGCTGGCTGGAGATCGAGAGCCTGCGCCGGGGCGACCGCCTGTGGTCCGGGAGCGGGCGTCTGGCGCTGACCGTCTACGGCGCCGGTGACTTGCCGCTGGCCGGTAGTCGGGTGCGGGCGCTGGCTCATCTGCGCCAGCCGGCGACCTTCCTCAACGGTCGGTCGCCGCGACGACCGCAACCACGGCTGGTGATCAAGGCCGCCGCCCTGCTGCAGGAGCTGGCGCCGCCGGCCCTCTGGGAAGTCGCCGCGGCTGGTGGGCGACAGCGCTTCGAGGCCCTCTTCGATCGCTATCCGGGCTCGCCCGGCGTCGCCCTGGCGCGCGCCCTGCTGCTCGGCGAGGCCTACGCCCTGCCGTTGCCCTGGCGCCAGGCCCTGACCCGCCTCGGTCTGGCCCATTTGATGGCCGTTTCGGGGCTCCATCTGGGAATCGTCGCCGGCCTGGCGGCAGCGATCTGCTTACCGTTGCCGCGCTCTCTGCGCAGCCTTCTGGTCGTCGCCCTGTGCTTGGCCTTCGGTGCGGTGGTCGGTCCTCGGCCTTCCCTGATGCGCGCCCTCGGCATGGTCTTGATGGCCTGCGGCGCCCGCTGGCTGCGCCGACCGGCGGTCAGCGGCAACGCCCTCGCTTGGGTGGCGGTGGCTCTGATCGTCGACCGCCCCTCTTTGATCGAGCAGGTGGGCTTTCAGCTCACCGTCTTGGCGACGGCGGGGATGGTGATCTTGGCACCGGTCTTGGCGAGCCAGGGTGCCTCGGCCCTGCGCCGCGCCTTGGCGGCGAGTGTGGCGGCGCAGGTTGCGACCTGGCCGGTGACCCTGCCGACCTTCGGTCTGATCCATCCGGCGGCACCGCTGCTCAATCTGATCGCCGTCCCTTGGACCGCCATCACCCTGGCGACCAGCCTCCTTTGGAGCCTCATCGGGGGGCCCGGCGGCACCGCCCTGCTCGATGTGCTCGCCTGGCCTTTCGCTCTACCCTCCGGTATCGGCCCGCAGCCTTGGCAGGGGCTACCGGTGGCGATTCCCGCCATCTGGGCCGTCGTCCTCGCGGCGGTTGCTTGCTGGGTTTGGCGCCGGCCGCGGCGGCTGCTGTGGCTGCTGCCGCTGCTCCTTCAGGGGGGGCCTGGAGCGGCCTTCGATGGACCCGTCTCGGTGACCCTCCTCGACGTCGGTCAAGGCGACGCGGTTCTACTGCAGGACGGCCCGCGGGCGGTCTTGGTGGACGCCCCCGGCTGGCCGGACGGCGATTTCGGTGGCCGGGTGCTGGTGCCGGCCTTGGCGCGGCTCGGAGTTCATCGCCTCGAGGCGGTGGTGCTGAGCCATCCGGATCTCGATCATTGCGGTGGCTTGGCCGACCTGCTGGCCTACCTGCCGGTGCGAGAGGTCTGGGTCGGGGAGGAGTGGAGCGGAGATCCCTGCGCTGATCGCTTGCGATCGCTGGCCGGTGGGCGCTGGCGACTGATCGCTCCAGGGAGGCCGCCGCCGGCGGTCGGTCGTTGGCGCCTGGCGGCGCTGGTCGGTGGACGGGGGGCCGCCGTCGACCCTGCCGCGGCGGCATCCGGGCGCCAGCGGAACGATCGCTCGCTGGTGATGGTGGCGCTGGCCGAAGGGCGCTGCCTGCTGTTGACGGGGGATATCGGTCGTCGCGCCGAGGCGCGGCTCCTGAAGGGCGACGACGACCTGGCTTGCGACCGGTTGAAGGTCGCCCATCACGGCTCGCGGAGCTCTTCGGGCCAGCCCTGGCTGGCGCGGACCGGACCGCGTTGGGCCCTGGTCTCGGCGGGGGTCGGAAACTCCTACGGTCATCCCTCGCCGGCCACCCTGGAGCGCTTCCGCCAGCGCCGTATCGCCACCCTGAGCACCCACCGCGATGGCCGCATCACGTTGTTTTGGCGCGCCGATGGAGCGGTCCAGGTGGCGGTGCCGTTTTCGCCGCGGGGCGATTGA
- a CDS encoding RNA chaperone Hfq, with the protein MAKHNINIQDGFLFQNLKEGHLMEVSLTTGKDLVGRLKRFDRFAVVLETSNEEVLVYKHAIATISIGGTEG; encoded by the coding sequence ATGGCCAAGCACAACATTAATATCCAAGATGGATTTCTTTTTCAGAATCTCAAAGAAGGTCACCTGATGGAGGTGAGCTTGACCACCGGCAAGGATCTGGTGGGACGCCTCAAGCGGTTCGATCGCTTCGCCGTGGTCCTCGAGACCTCCAACGAGGAGGTCCTGGTCTACAAGCATGCTATTGCGACCATCTCCATCGGTGGCACCGAGGGCTGA
- a CDS encoding type III pantothenate kinase: MNPAAKRPLILVDVGNTNTVFGIDRGEDLLESFRLSTDTERTADEYGALLLPLFDRFGVDPGDAEAVVVSSVVPPLQPTLDRLARRFFGQEPLFVEPGVKTGLPIRYDNPAEVGADRIVNAVAARELYGSPVVVVDFGTATTFDVINQAGEYTGGIITPGISISAEALFAQASRLYRVDVRRPDQLVGRTTAGAMQSGIYYGYIGLVDGILERLLREVPGPPKIVATGGQAELIAGGSRYIETVDQRLTLLGLQQIYARNRES, translated from the coding sequence ATGAACCCTGCCGCCAAGCGCCCCCTCATTCTGGTCGATGTCGGCAATACCAACACCGTCTTCGGCATCGATCGTGGCGAAGACCTGCTCGAGAGCTTTCGTCTCTCCACCGACACGGAGCGCACGGCGGACGAGTACGGCGCGCTGTTGCTCCCGCTGTTCGATCGCTTCGGAGTCGATCCTGGCGATGCCGAGGCGGTGGTGGTGTCGTCGGTGGTGCCACCGCTCCAGCCGACCCTCGATCGGCTGGCGCGACGCTTCTTCGGTCAGGAGCCGCTGTTCGTCGAGCCGGGGGTGAAGACCGGCTTGCCGATTCGCTACGACAATCCCGCCGAGGTCGGGGCCGATCGCATCGTCAATGCGGTGGCCGCTCGCGAGCTCTACGGCTCGCCGGTGGTGGTGGTGGACTTCGGAACCGCCACCACCTTCGACGTCATCAATCAGGCCGGCGAGTACACCGGCGGCATCATCACGCCGGGGATCTCGATCTCGGCCGAGGCTCTCTTCGCCCAGGCTTCGCGCCTCTATCGGGTCGACGTCCGGCGGCCGGACCAACTGGTGGGACGAACCACCGCCGGCGCCATGCAGTCCGGCATTTACTACGGCTACATCGGCCTCGTCGACGGCATTCTCGAGCGCCTTCTGCGGGAGGTCCCGGGACCGCCCAAGATCGTCGCCACCGGCGGGCAGGCGGAGCTCATTGCCGGCGGCTCGCGCTACATCGAAACGGTGGATCAGCGCCTCACGTTGCTCGGCCTGCAGCAGATCTACGCGCGCAATCGGGAAAGCTGA
- a CDS encoding biotin--[acetyl-CoA-carboxylase] ligase codes for MSSQVDLAAFEAAFAAQAGLPSWVILPRLDSTQRLARRIVDEYHQECSEPPAMLISALEQTGGRGRRGNRWESPAGGGVYVTLVLSPVSRQALPLLPMVVGTALCRSLAEWCGDEPCRLKWPNDLFWRGAKLGGILIESKVGDDGPSALIGFGVNYLAPAGLPAAALSQLGAAVPPLPRVAGKLAADVWRAVSQPLDGATVSADYVQHSLHRKGDEIAWRHGEDSGTGRFLGFDERGFLRLEDSTTGQERALAAAEVTEPS; via the coding sequence ATGAGCTCGCAGGTCGATCTGGCGGCCTTCGAGGCGGCCTTCGCGGCGCAGGCCGGCTTACCCAGCTGGGTGATCCTGCCGCGTCTCGATTCGACCCAGCGGCTGGCCCGCCGCATCGTCGACGAGTATCACCAGGAGTGCAGCGAGCCCCCCGCGATGCTGATCTCGGCCCTCGAGCAGACCGGCGGCCGGGGCCGTCGAGGCAACCGCTGGGAGAGTCCGGCGGGGGGTGGAGTCTATGTCACCTTGGTGCTGTCGCCGGTTTCTCGGCAGGCTCTGCCGTTGCTGCCCATGGTGGTGGGAACGGCCCTCTGCCGGAGTCTCGCCGAGTGGTGCGGTGACGAGCCCTGTCGCCTCAAATGGCCCAACGATCTCTTTTGGCGCGGTGCCAAGCTGGGGGGAATCTTGATCGAGAGCAAGGTCGGTGACGACGGTCCCTCGGCTCTGATTGGCTTCGGCGTCAACTATCTCGCTCCGGCAGGGCTGCCGGCGGCGGCCTTGAGCCAGCTCGGCGCTGCCGTCCCGCCGCTCCCTCGAGTCGCTGGAAAGCTGGCGGCGGATGTCTGGCGGGCGGTTTCGCAGCCCCTCGATGGGGCCACCGTGAGCGCCGACTACGTTCAGCATTCCCTGCACCGGAAAGGTGACGAAATTGCCTGGCGTCACGGCGAAGACAGCGGAACCGGGCGTTTCCTGGGATTCGACGAGCGCGGTTTCCTGCGTCTCGAAGACTCGACCACCGGCCAGGAACGGGCGTTGGCCGCTGCCGAGGTCACGGAGCCGTCATGA
- the miaA gene encoding tRNA (adenosine(37)-N6)-dimethylallyltransferase MiaA, translated as MRPVVAIVGPTAVGKTSLALRLAEEIELEIINADALQVYRSLDLGTAKSTPEEQARVRHHLVDILAPTETYSAGEFARRARLAISDIHRRGRWGAVVGGSGLYVRALLEGISPVPPGDPEVRRRLRERLQEQGLPKLYEELRESDPATAAKLAPGDTQRVLRALEVGLVSGRPLSRWIASQPFGESRLPAVRLGLTLPRNILYDRIFERVARMVDGGWVEEVVGLLERGFSPESPAFQAIGYRQLARHVQGEWSLDTAIRETVTATRRFAKRQLTWFRKEADILWWDARDLEGQISNILKHLRCRGFGRLDGQAQH; from the coding sequence ATGAGGCCCGTCGTCGCCATCGTGGGTCCGACCGCCGTCGGCAAGACCTCCCTCGCCCTGCGGCTGGCCGAGGAGATCGAGCTCGAGATCATCAATGCCGATGCCCTGCAGGTCTATCGCAGTCTCGACCTCGGGACCGCCAAGTCGACCCCCGAGGAGCAGGCCCGGGTGCGCCACCATCTGGTCGACATCCTGGCGCCGACGGAAACCTACTCGGCCGGCGAGTTCGCTCGCCGGGCTCGGCTGGCGATCTCCGACATCCATCGGCGCGGTCGTTGGGGGGCGGTGGTCGGGGGGAGCGGCCTCTACGTGAGGGCTCTTCTCGAGGGCATCAGCCCGGTTCCTCCGGGCGATCCCGAAGTGCGCCGGCGATTGCGTGAGCGCTTGCAAGAGCAAGGTTTGCCGAAGCTCTACGAGGAGTTGCGAGAGAGCGATCCGGCGACCGCCGCGAAGCTCGCTCCGGGGGACACTCAGAGGGTCTTGAGGGCCCTCGAGGTGGGGCTCGTCAGCGGGCGTCCTCTCTCTCGCTGGATCGCGAGCCAACCCTTTGGAGAATCGCGGCTTCCGGCCGTTCGGCTCGGATTGACGCTACCGCGAAATATCCTGTACGATCGCATCTTCGAACGGGTCGCTCGGATGGTCGACGGTGGCTGGGTAGAGGAGGTTGTAGGGTTGCTGGAACGGGGATTTTCCCCAGAGAGCCCAGCCTTTCAAGCCATCGGTTATCGCCAATTGGCCCGACATGTCCAGGGGGAGTGGTCGCTGGACACCGCGATTCGAGAGACGGTGACTGCCACCCGGCGGTTCGCGAAGCGGCAGCTTACCTGGTTCCGAAAGGAGGCGGACATCCTGTGGTGGGATGCTCGCGACCTCGAGGGGCAGATTTCTAACATCCTGAAACACCTTCGGTGCCGCGGATTCGGGAGACTCGATGGCCAAGCACAACATTAA